A genomic window from Triticum urartu cultivar G1812 chromosome 7, Tu2.1, whole genome shotgun sequence includes:
- the LOC125524109 gene encoding B3 domain-containing protein Os06g0107800-like, which translates to MALTAARESRGAEGGGGGVELSRGGNGGNGEERIKREHMFDKVVTPSDVGKLNRLVVPKQFAERHILPRLLGGAAKAACSGAVLRFEDGRGGGRAWAFRFSYWGSSQSYVMTKGWSAFVRDRRLAAGDTVSFCRAGARLFIDCRRRGAGIVASAPMTRLLVPAIVPQVVTLMPQRSTSSDERAARGRCVRLFGVDLELAGAEPLPLDLQLALMRR; encoded by the coding sequence ATGGCGTTGACGGCTGCGAGGGAGAGCAGAGGGGcagaggggggaggaggaggagttgagCTGTCGCGCGGCGGCAATGGTGGCAATGGCGAAGAGAGGATCAAGCGGGAGCACATGTTTGACAAGGTGGTGACGCCGAGCGACGTGGGCAAGCTGAACCGGCTAGTGGTGCCCAAGCAGTTCGCGGAGCGGCACATCCTCCCGCGGCTGCTCGGCGGCGCGGCGAAGGCGGCCTGCTCGGGCGCCGTGCTGCGGTTCGAGGACGGCCGCGGCGGGGGCAGGGCGTGGGCGTTCCGCTTCTCCTACTGGGGCAGCAGCCAGAGCTACGTCATGACCAAAGGGTGGAGCGCCTTCGTCCGTgaccgccgcctcgccgccggcgacACCGTCTCTTTCTGCCGCGCGGGCGCACGCCTCTTCATCGACTGCCGGCGGCGTGGCGCCGGAATAGTAGCCTCGGCGCCGATGACACGCCTCCTCGTGCCAGCAATTGTGCCGCAAGTTGTCACGCTCATGCCGCAGCGGTCGACGTCGTCAGACGAGAGGGCGGCGCGTGGCCGCTGCGTCCGGCTGTTCGGCGTGGACCTCGAGCTCGCCGGCGCCGAGCCGCTGCCGCTAGATTTGCAGCTAGCTTTGATGAGAAGATGA